The Primulina eburnea isolate SZY01 chromosome 12, ASM2296580v1, whole genome shotgun sequence genome includes the window TTTTGGGTTGGCTAGATGTATGGAAGTGTCTCATTCGCATGTGTCCACGCAGGTAGCGGGGACCTTGGGGTACATGCCACCAGAGTACATCAATGGCTCCACCATGGCGATCATGCCGGGGGATGTATATAGCTTTGGGGTACTAATGTTAGAGACTGTGACAGGGAGGAGACCGAGTTTCCCATTCCCCGGGGATGATGGAAAGGAAGTTAGACTAATGGAGTGGATTCGTTCCATGGTGGAACAGAGTCGTTACATGGAAATGGTGGATTCTAGTATTTTGAAGGATGGGATCAAAGAAAGTATGGTTGTGGAGGTTTTCAATATTGGATTGAAATGTGCTAATGAGAAATGGAAACTTAGGCCTACGATGAAGGAAGTTGTGGAGGAGCTGGATAAGGTTGTGGCTTGAAATTGTAATTAGTTACATTGTACAAGATAGGTGTTTACCAAATGTTGTATATGCTGGTCGGATGCTCGACAAGTGAGAGATGTCCTGTCCTGTCGTATTTTAGAGGTGGAAGCTTTGTTCTTAACTAGTTTGTTGATGCATCGTGATTGTATATTCATCGCTCTACGATACATTAATTGTGTCATCCTTTTGGCTGAGGAATTGAAGGGCGCTATGGGGTTTCTTTTGCTATAATAATGGTTGCTTCAGTGGAGATAATGGAAGATGCAATAACTTGCGGGGTGTGTGAAGCTTAAGGTGATTGCAAAGGCAGTGGATTCTTTATCTACATCTCCCCATTTTGAGTTGGCCTGGACTACTGTTGTTCTTGCATTATGTTTGGAGATTTCTTGTTGGGATACGGTTTTTACATGAATTTGCAAATTCATGTACTCAATTGAGCTTAGTTTTCATTGCTGTTGAATAATCCAGAAGAATCTCGTCGAAAATCTGATTTTATTTACGTGGCATCAAAGCCAAGTTCGTTCTCTGTTTCATTTTTATGAACTGAtgtatgaaaattatatttacatatttccaattgatatagtaatatatattttttttaatcatttttatgATCTAACATCGAATTAGATTATTCATGCAGCTTCAAAAGTAATATAAAATTACTACGAAACTGCATATAGGAATTGCTATGAGGATTATTCAATTCTATATATACAATTTTCAATGACTCATTAATAAAACAGATATGATATATTTAACACACTTCATCACGCTCAAGAATAAACAATCGAAACgtaaagtttaaaaaatattatcgaGTGGTCAATATCATAGTACAACACATAACGATGGATTTCGACTCCGATACCATATTAAAATTGAGCTCAAAGATTAAAGTTATTCATAAGTACGACTTGCAAAAACTTAATCCAATAAAcatgatatatttataataaatgaaTAAAACAATAACTTCTGGCCAAAAACAAAACCAACCCGCTCCAAAAGTAAATTCTATATTGTTTGTAATAGATTATGCAAGAAAAAATCATGTACTAAAATAATATGCAATAAAATGGTGGTGAAGTAATATATCTAATATTTTCTGGAGAGTTAATACCCCTTAAATTAATCTTATATGCTTGGATATGCACTATCCAATCTAAAATTAACAAACGTCACTTTTTATCTTCTGAAATCATTTCTTTTCCCCAATACATAAAAAATTGAACCCAAATATTATATAGCCTGTTTCCGGAAAGTTTACATTATTATAACATAATAATTACACACATATACTTGTATATATGTAGAGATATATCTTCTGTTTACATTATACTGAAATACTTCAGAATAATATTGATTACCGATATTTCTTACAAGGACCGCTCAGTTACTGCGGTTTGTGAGATCCTGGATTTGTCCTAGGGAATCCTGGAAAATATATTGATCTCCATATCAGAACTCACACTTCCATATCAACATCAATATGAATTTTACGCTTTCTAATATTGAAATTCTACTGTATCTTCACAactacacaaaaaaaaaaaaagaacaaaaaaaattgtttctCGGTCGTCTCTTAAGTCGAAGAAATACCATAGAAATAAATCAAAGCAACTCCATAGAAAGACTGCAAACATTAATACAGCATGGAAAAAAATATACCCTGCGCAACAAAATTGGAACCCAAGCAATAATATGGACACAATAGATTTGCTGGCCGTCCTTGGCTGGTATATTGCCACGCCTCGAAAATTCAGATAATTTAAGCAATGATGAACTGGTCTTTCGTTCATGGGATTTAATGCAACATCTCGCTGGTTGCCTTCTTATTGAAACGAGGTTGATGAAAGGCCCGGGTAAAAATCAATAGCTACATTATCGAACAGGAACAAGTTTTCTCATTCCCGTCATTGTATTCATTATCCAATCCATCTTCACTGAGATAACACGAAACACCTTATTAGTAGAGAGGTCAGTTCTCTCTCCCTAAATGTTACGGGACAACAGACTCTACATGTGTTTTACCAAAATCAATCAATTTACACTTAAATGAAGAACAGATAATAAAGTGTGGTTTTGGCATTCAAATATATGTCACAaacttatttatatttattatggtTCACAAAAAACGAATTTGGAACTCCAAGTCTAAACTTTCCTAAGCGACCCCAAAAACTCAAATAAACAAAGTGCCTCGGATGAACACAAAGGCTTAAACAAAACAATTCATCTAAACCAAATTAGAAAGAGCATAAAACAAGAAAATCAAAGTTATATAAAAGAAAGATGCAGAGATACCTCATACAACCCTCTCAACTCAGAATTCGAGTGCCTCAGGCAAACAAAAAGGCTTAAACAAAAGAATCCATCTTCACCAAATTAGAGAAATTTCTTATCTTGACAGACATGTAGATCTTTATCTTTGACACTAGTACGGCCAAGAGATTTCTCATCACGTACATTGTTGtaaaattcacctttttcaaTTAATGACTGACAGTAAATTCCTCAAAAGAGCACTAGAAGTGCAATGAACATCAGATGTTGAGTGAACTTTCACAAGTTTAACTAAATTGCCAAGTCCATGTGTTAAATAGATTACTTGATAGATTAGTAGACGTTTGGCTTAACTGGTAGTTACTGAATAACCACACACTCATCACTCTgctcatgtatatatataaggtCCTTCAGTGTAAAAACATCATTCAATTCATCTTCAATAATACAGCTCTAATTTTCTCCTTGAGCTTAATGTTCTCTGATGGCTGCTTGGATGCAAACtctaacatggtatcagagcattgcTTCCGCATCTAACTGAATTCAGATCCTTCGTGCTCATGGCGAATCATACAGCTACTTTTGGATTCAATGATCCACTCTATCTTCATCCTTCGGATGCTCCAGGGATATCTCTGGTTCAAGATCCGCTTATTGGCACGGAAAATTACAATGTTTGGAGTAGAGCAATGTTAATCTCTCTGCAAGCGAAGAACAAACTAGGTTTTATCAATGGATCGTGTGTTCGTCCAGCAATCGCGCACCCAAATTTACATCAATGGGAGCGGTGCAATGCGATTGTTCTGTCCTGGATCATGAACTCTGTTTCGAAGGAAATCTTCAGTGGTATTATCTACTGCACTGATGCTTCCAAAGTTTGGGGAGATCtgaaagaaagatttgacaGAATTTGTGGATCTCGAATTTTCTCTATTCATCGAGACATTTCGCATCATACTCAAGGATCTTCTTCCGTTCCTGTATACTTCTCAACACTCAAGCGACTTTGGGATGAATTTACCTCCTTAGTGACGCTTCCTTCTTGTGAATGTGCGAGTGCTAGGGCATATGTCGACCATGAACAACAAATGCGTCTCCTTCAATTTCTGATGGGATTAAATGACAGTTATGGCCACATTAGAAGTCAAATTCTCATGATGACTCCATTGCCTTCTGTAAATCAAGCTTACTCAATTATTAGCCATGAGGAATCAACACGCCATGTGCTTTCCTCACAGCCTGTCATTGATATCCCTACAGCTGCTTTCTACTCATCATCTACTAAGAAATATGAGTCAATGAAGTGTGAAAACTGCAACATTCCAGGTCACAACAAAGAGAATTGTTTTCGCCTCATTGGATATCCTCCGGGACACAAACTACATAAAAAGTTTCCTCAAATAAAAGGATTAAAAAACCATCATGCCTCTCATAAAGTTGCTGCTCATTCTGCCTATGACAAGCATATTTTACAACATTCTCCTTCTTCACATGAAGAATTACGAGCAGATAATGCCTTACCTCGACACTTTACTGATGTTCAATATCAACAGATACTGAAGCTTTTGGACCACAACTCATTAAATACATCACGAGGGGACAACGAAGCCTCAGCAAATCTTGCAGGTAATTTTACAAGTTTGATGACTATCAATGGCACTAATGAATGGATTTTAGACAGTGGAGCAAATGCTCACATTGCAGGTTCTTCTAGTAGCATAAAAAACTCGCAACCATGTGACTCCGCTACTGGATCAGTTAAGCTGCCAAATGGTAACACTACTCAAATTTTATCCATTGGGTCCATAAATATTTCCCCTTCTTATACATTACACCGTGTATTACATGTTCCTGATTTCGACTTCAATCTTTTATCTATTTCCCAATTCACTAGAGACCATCGTTTTTCCATTAGCTTCTACCCACAAATTTGCCTTTTTCAGGACCTTGTGACTGGGAGGATCATGGGGATTGGTAGACAAAAGCATGGACTATATTACCTTCATCAGTTTCTTTCCACCAAAGTGTCACCTCCATCTCACCAAGACAATAATCAAGCCGATGACAGACACACGTCTGATCCAACTATTCATTCTTCAAATGCTTGTAACTTTTCTCATTGTAATAACATTGACATTGATATATGGCATAAAAGATTTGGTCACCTATCGGTGTCTCGTTTACAATTCCTGCCCTTTATTAAACAAAAGTCTCTCACGCATCATTGCACCGTTTGTCCCTTATCTAAGCAAACCAGACAAGTATTCCCCACTACAGCTAACTCATTGTCCCCCAATGCTTTCTATCTTTTGCATATTGATATATGGGGTCCCTACAAGCATCAAACACATGATGGGTTCAAGTATTTCCTTACGATAgttgatgacttttcaagaaGCACTTGGGTTTTTCTTATGCACTTTAAATCAGACATTCTAAAAATCCTTAAACAATTCTTTGCCTTTGCTTCAAATCATTTTGATAAACCCATCAAACATATTCGAACCGACAATGCTCATGAATTTTTCAGCACTGAATGTCGAACTTACTTCTCTTCAATGGGCATCATTCATCAAAGCTCCTGTCCATACTCTCCACAGCAAAATGGTCTAGTCGAGCGTAAGCACAGACACATCCTCAATATAGCTCGAGCCATAAAATTTCAAGGCTCCATTCCTGATTCATATTGGGGTGAATGTGTCCTTCATGCAGCTTATTTGATTAATCGAACACCAACGCCTCTACTAGCCAACAAAACACCTTTTGCATACCTATTCAACAAAACACCAAACTACTCGCATCTCAAAGTTTTTGGTTGCCTATGTTATGCATCCAATCTCAAACCTAGTCACAAATTTGATGCTCGTGCTAAACCATATGTTTTTATGGGTTATCCTGCAAATCAGAAAGGCTTTAAACTCCTTGACCTTTCCACTCAAGAATTTATTGTCTCTCGGGATGTTGTTTTTCATGAGGACATCTTTCCATTTTCCTCACACCATCGTGATTATGCCCCTTTTCCATCATCCTTTAGGTCAGATACTGACGATATTTCTCCCCTTGACTCACCTATTCTGAATTCTGTACCTACATATACTCCATCCTCTACCTCTACCACTTCCACAAGACCTACCAGATCACATCGTCCTCCCCAATGGACCAAGGACTATATATGCTCTAAAACCTGTTCTACTCAATACAACCTTTTTGAACATATATCTTATGATAACATATCATCATCACACCGATCCTTCTTGGCTTGTATTTCCCAAACCACCACACCCACCAGTTACTTTACTGCAGCAGCTGATCCTAAATGGCGTGCAGCCATGGAAGCTGAGATTTCTGCTCTGGAAGCTAACCGCACTTGGGACATTGTTCCTCTGCCCCCGGGAAAGAAGACTATCGGTTGCAAATGGGTATACAAAATCAAACATAAAGCTGATGGAAGCATCGATAGATTCAAAGCCCGCCTTGTTGCCAAAGGCTACACCCAACAATATGGCATTGACTATGTAGCTACATTCTCACCGGTTGCTAAGATAGTGACAGTCCGATGTGTTTTAGCCATGGCTGCAGCAAGAAATTGGGCATTgcatcaaatggatgtcaccAACGCCTTTCTCCAGAGTGATTTATATGAGGAGATCTATATGTCTATTCCTCAAGGGTTTGAAAGAGAACGTCCAAACCATGCTTGCAAACTCCTTAAATCATTATATGGCTTGAAACAGGCCTCTCGCCaatggaatttaaaattttgtgaGATCATGCAACATGCTGGATACTCGCAGTCACTCCATGATCATTCTCTGTTTTACAAAAGACAAGATGGGTCTATCACCCTACttcttctttatgttgatgatattgtcaTCACGGGCAGTGATTCCCTTGCAATTGCTGCTTTAAAAGAATGTTTGCATAAGCATCTCGCCATTAAGGATCTTGGACCTCTGAAATATTTCTTGGGAATTGAGGTTGCTAGATCAAAGGCTGGTATTTGTTTGAACCAGCGTAAATATGCGTTGGAGCTGCTATCGGACACAGGAATGACTGGTTGCCGACCATATGATACTCCAATGGAACAGCACTTAAAACTCACCACACTTGAATATGATAAGCTCGCCAAGTCTACTGATTCTGATCCTGCATTGGCTGATTCAGCTTCTTATCAACGTTTAGTTGGACGTCTGATTTATCTTACAATCACTCGCCCAGACATATGCTTTGCGGTTCAGTCTCTTAGTCAGTTCATGCAAAATCCAAAGCAATCACATATGAAGGCAGCACTTCGAGTTCTTGGATATCTCAAGGGTAGTCCATCTTTGGGCATTTTCTTGTCTGCCAACAGTACCTTACATCTCTCTGCATATTGTGATTCAGATTGGGGTTCTTGTCCAATGAGTCGGAAATCTCTGACTGGATATGTTATCAAACTTGGATCTTCAGTGATTTCTTGGAAAACAAAAAAGCAAAACACAGTTTCTCGTTCATCTGCTGAGGCTGAATATAGATCCATGGCTACAACTGCTTGTGAAATCACTTGGCTTCGAAGTCTTCTAGCAGACATGGGCATGACTATTACTCTACCCACTCCTCTGTTTTGTGACAACCAAGCGGCCATCCACATTGCTGCAAATCCGCTATATCATGAGCGCACGAAGCACATTGAAATAGATTGTCACTTCATCCGTGAAAAAATCCGTTCTCACATCATTGCCACCTCTCACATCCATACTCGACAGCAGCCAGCCGACATATTCACCAAGGCCTTGAGTTCCGAACAACATCACTTTCTCTTATCCAAGCTTGATATGTTGAACATACTACAAGCTTGAGGGGGTGTGTTAAATAGATTACTTGATAGATTAGTAGACAGTTAGCTTAACTGGTAGTTACTGAATAACCACACACTCATCACTCTgctcatgtatatatataaggtCCTTCAGTGTAAAACATCATTCAATTCATCTTCAATAATACAGCTCTAATTTTCTCCTTGAGCTTAATGTTCTCTGATGGCTGCTTGGATGCAAACTCTAACACCATGGTGCCATGGTACATGCACTACCTACCACATGCTGTTAGTTtactttatttgtttttttaaaaaaaacctaaAACATCAGCATGATCGAACATCCACATTCCTCAGACAACTAATACTGCAACTTAAATCTCTAAATTTTGCATCCTCACCGACCTTCCGTCTGATTCTGAAAACTTTGGGCTTCAGAAACTTGATGATCAGAAAGTCCAAGTTATTATTTAAAGAAGTCTCAGTTGCCAAGAATCCAAGATGGGGTTTAAACCTTGACATAATGTTTAAAAGAGGAAATTTTTATCACATGCAATAGGAAGCAGGGCCAATCAAATTATAGATACCCACATTTTGACAATTAAGAAAGCAATTTAGAAGTTTTTAATCTGTATTTAAATTGATGTCATGTAGTCACTTCTCATCTCTCCCAATGGTGTAAGTTCCAATCTTTAGCAAAGCCAAAAGCCAAGGAAATAAAGTTTATGACACCAAATATACTAGCAAAAAACCATTAAAGTTTATGAACAGGTTCGATAAACGTAGTAATATTTTCATTGGAAAATTTAGCATATGAAGCTCTCGTACCTCATCTCAAATTCCCGAACCTCAACAAGCTCTCCCCCAGTTGCATCTGTCCACTGCACTGTCCTCCTCCCCGTTTGACTAGCATCAGCATCATTCATTTCAGATAATGCTTCATGTTCATTTCTATTGGTGCAACCAACACCAGAGGACGCCACTAGAGACAGAGAACTATCTGTCGATTTCTTCAAACTGCTCTTTAAACTAATTTTTTTCCTAGCACTAGGATTATCATCAATCGGATCAGCTAAGTTCCTTTCATTTTTACTCTCAACAAAAACTGCTGGTCCCGACAAGACTTCTTGGTTTTGTTTAGGTCCAACTTTCAGAGGAGATGAGTTCTCAACTCCAGTTGCAGCACGGCTAAAACATCCAAACGAGGCGCACCCACGTGCAATTCTATCCTTACCAGAAGCCAGCTGGAGATCAGGAACCGTCTCTTGGTCCACCAACTGGTATTGATTCCACGGAATTACTCTCATGGGTTTTGCCTCGGTTTTTTGACCCAATAACAAAAGAGCCAAGCCCTTACTGTATCCAGAAGCTGAAGAAGAGAAAAATCCTCCTCCTTCTACTGCAAATAACATTAGTTCTTCTCATCCAGGTACCACCCAACCTAATTCCTTTTTTTAAAGCTTTATTTGAATATGAGCACAATCATTCACCTGCCATATACAACAGACTCACATATTTGGCAATGTATGACTGAAAATATGAAGATAGATGAAACATCACCAGCTTCAGACCTAATCCTATAAAGCATCAACTTCCTGATTAAAATGGAATAACTAATGGTTGCTCCGTGAGGCAAAAATAATGGAAGACACAACTTGGACAAATACTTATAAAACCTTTTTATAGAAGAgttatttacaaaaaatttataaaaaaattttaaaagttgtttTAGAAATAAATATACGTTTGGACAACTATTctataaaaatgttttttaccgtcaaaaatgttttaaaaattctaaaaacatAACAAAAAACCATCTCAACTGTCATTTACAAAGTATACTTGAAGagcatatttttaaaaaacatttttataaaaatcttATCCAGACATTCTTTAAGTTTTTTACACTTGTAAAACGTTTGTAAAGTCCTTGTGCAAACAAAACCAGGACAAGATTTCCATTTTTAAGTATTCTGGACACGGTGCTTATCCAAGTAAAGAAAGACCTGAATCTTACTCGGCAATCCACATCACCTCAAATTACATAAAGATCACTGATGCCACAACACTAATTTATTAgaagtttatttttaaaaaaattttaacaaGTTAAGATCAACACAAACGTAAAACTGATAAAAAAAGAACTGAAAAGGTAAAATTCAACAAGATAATTTCGCCTACAAAGCGCCGAAGAAATCATATTCACTAGAAATTcgcaaataaataaaattcctCCAAACGAATTGCACAATCCCTGGGGAGaacaaaatgaaaacaaaacgcAGAAACTAAATTCCGCAATATTTTCTCGACAACAGTCAACAATATGGTGAAAGATCTCGCAAAAAGAGCAGTAACAATTAAATCAAGAAATACAAACAGCCGCAGATACTATTTATAGCACGAGTAGACAGATTTGAGCAGAAGCGAGGCACATACAGATCTGAGAGCTATCTCCAATGACAATTCTGCAGGTAGAAGACTGCATCTCCGATCGCAGACAAGATATCTTAATCTTAAAGATTAAGCTCAAAGCTATTTTGTATGAATATTATAGTCGGAATTAAGATTTAAAAAACACAAGATTTCTTATTTAATGGTCTTTTTTACAGTGAGAGAGATGTGAGTGAAACTGTGGTGCCAATGGAATGAAACGAAtggaataataaatatatatatatatatattatattattaatattaagttcgagatctttaaaataattatcttaaaatatcaaaatatttaatttcataattatcaTTTTTAATATACAAAAAATCTCATCAAGTTATTTCATGTAAAgaaaaaatctaaacaaaacattcattttaaatcaaacaactcttttaaattgaaaataattttatgttaattgtttagtattatttgatcaaattaaaaataaaaataatatatgtaatacgtgtgcatcttttactaataacaataataacggAATGGATAGAACTATAAAAAATTCTTTGTTCaatcatatattataaattttttcacTTACAAAATACTAtgagtaggtatcttgtgagacggtctcacaaatctttatttgtgagacgggtcaaccctaccgatattcactataaaaaataatactcttagtataaaatgtaatattatttcatagatgacccaaataagatattcgtctcacgactcgtgagaccgtctcaaacaagtttttgtcgaatcctataatatttttaaagtatttttctcATATataatctaattaattaataataaaatcgtTTTCTGTAAAAATGGCAGACATAAAGTGAGCTgcttcaagttttttttttagttatgATTTTCACACATTAAAACCCTACATAaaactttttttctttttcttttaatttgttaattactatatattttttgttgtcAAGTGCGTAAACGGCTATCATCCGTTCTGTATTCTTTTGGTTCTCTGGGAATAGTTATTGGATCGAAGTGTGCGCCTCTGAGTTTGAACTGGTGAGCTCTGCATTTCATTCTTGACGGAATTTTATTTTATCGGTTGCTGTTGTTGCATTCTGAAGCAAGGTTTTAATTTAGTGGTCATATCTTGCTTAGTATCTTTTGCTTGAGTTTTATTTGTTCATTGCCTTAATGTATCTTTTGTTCTTTAATTTTGTAGTTTCTTGAGGTGGAAAAGTTCATGTTATGAACTGGGTTTTCTGTTCCATGCCTCTTCCAGCAAAAAAAGAGAGATATTTTTGTCTGAGGCTTTCACTTGGGCAACCATTTCACAAGCTCAGTTgctgaaaatattattttcaaagctGTTTGTGTGAATGTAAAGCGGAATAAATGGAATTTTGTGAACCAGCTGTCTTCAACACTCGCAAATTCCTTTATTTGCGGTGTTTTTCGAGAGTTTCAGATATCTCCAAATCTAGTTCAGAGTTCTACCAGAGAATAAGAGTACATGAATGCCTTTTGGATTCGTTAGAGTCTTGTTTTATATTCTGATTCATGCGATGGTGGATTCTTTGACCATGCATTATGTTTGATGAAAAAAATGATGATATCAAAAGGTTATCTACCTTTGGAGATTTCAGAACCACTGGTCAATAGTTATGATGCGAGTTTTTCAAGCAGTGCAGTTTTTGATTCATTGATTAGGATTTGTACAGAACTCGGGGCGAAAGTGAATGCATATGTTGTGATCGAGAAACTGAGATCAAGAGGTATTGGATTTCAATCCATGCATGGAACAATTTTTTTAACCTTCTCTTGAAGCTAGACGAAGTTGGATGATTTGGATAGCGTAATATGAAATGATATAATATCGATATTGTGAAAATTTGAATTCGCTGAATCTTATGATTTATAATCATTGTATAGAAGGTGAACTTTCAAATGCATTCGTAGTGTCATGGACTCATGTAGGATGCTGAAAAGTAAGGTTTTGCCAAATGTCAtcagttttaatatgttaaCTGATGAAGCGTGTAGGGCTTCACTTCAGCTCACGAACTTGTAAAGAAAATGGATGATATGTCCAGAGGTTGTGTATGCCTAATGTAGTTGGTTACAATTGTCTCATCAATGGTTATTGCAAGATGGGTTAAGATGGATTGCGCCAAAGAAATTCTAGTTGAAATGGTCAAGATGGAAGTGGTGCCTAATGTTAGGACCTATGCTAGCATGGTTGATGGGTATGCAAGGCATGGGTATTTGGAGGCGGCTTTCAGACTTTGTGATATTATGGTCGAAAAAGTTCTGATGCTTGATTCAGTGACGTCATTCATTGGATACA containing:
- the LOC140807586 gene encoding uncharacterized protein isoform X2 — encoded protein: MLFAVEGGGFFSSSASGYSKGLALLLLGQKTEAKPMRVIPWNQYQLVDQETVPDLQLASGKDRIARGCASFGCFSRAATGVENSSPLKVGPKQNQEVLSGPAVFVESKNERNLADPIDDNPSARKKISLKSSLKKSTDSSLSLVASSGVGCTNRNEHEALSEMNDADASQTGRRTVQWTDATGGELVEVREFEMRIP
- the LOC140807586 gene encoding uncharacterized protein isoform X1, producing the protein MLFAVEGGGFFSSSASGYSKGLALLLLGQKTEAKPMRVIPWNQYQLVDQETVPDLQLASGKDRIARGCASFGCFSRAATGVENSSPLKVGPKQNQEVLSGPAVFVESKNERNLADPIDDNPSARKKISLKSSLKKSTDSSLSLVASSGVGCTNRNEHEALSEMNDADASQTGRRTVQWTDATGGELVEVREFEMSEDGLDNEYNDGNEKTCSCSIM